The Danio rerio strain Tuebingen ecotype United States chromosome 10, GRCz12tu, whole genome shotgun sequence genome contains a region encoding:
- the setd1ba gene encoding histone-lysine N-methyltransferase SETD1B-A isoform X4: MSPVDIVRDPRIGRLWTKYKETDLPVPKFKIDECYVGRVPPKEVTFAKLNDNVREGFLTDMCKKFGDIEEVEILYNPKNKKHLGIAKVVFETVKAAKDAVQNLHNTSVMGNIIHVELDPKGENRQRYFQRLINGSYTPLTLPVGGEEACDVSPRSLAEALMACEPSRRLFEGGSSVVAGTTPSGTNTPMSLDTAYSSLRQDTPQSQGTPHTPRPSGTPFSQDSSYSSRQGTPAFQANRAESSGGYKSRRHETKFQDAYNRRPERRYVHGPTQRGNTEQPPSFKQHQPPEPPSPAFTHTPPPPTSANFKTAYSQYQPPIPQEYTVASYHQPVQRELDYRRPPQAPPPPSTDFLPVRDRPTTPPIPEPPPAPETQPTTPPSSTPEPCPSPTQESERNSLDSRIEMLLKPFLNERGDSDAEVRMDGSPISSSSSQLSPIPPQRPSRPSSTGLEDISPTPLPDSEDDEPIRGTASLLANSRGMSPTNMHSKSCVGEPRTAIDKMDTGHQSSGEDMEISDDEMPGTPIASGDCDKNIVVNSALSLIQTIPMPPPGFPPLPHAAGFPLPPHHLPHHSTVSHLPSHHPMLHPLHSYGMMHFLPVDLLSSLPQLLQMPFQMQTQMLSRMAQSQHPYAYPYPAPSANPAAMPFGGPYPPLSVVSAPADTLHGQPWPLPSMPQFNPAVPPPGYEPQKEDPHKATIDGVLMAIVKELKAIMKKDLNRKMVEVVAFRKFDEWWDKQELSAKATLTPVKTGEGKDEEKERAKPKETMSSHLPWNKGEGLGFEGMGLGIGLRGIRLPSFKVKRKQPPEPTSTSDNKRVRPSTPVDDELEDEESERMGRTDGSRVDPAGSSSKRRPARPLELDSEGEEEEETSGKEESSLSDHEEEPVDDASERLSSGKDLEEEDEKKSESHSSESESSDSSDDEASSSSSSKSGSDSSGSESSSDYESSSEEEEEEEEEEERIVGMDDEEDVDARTSTSSSTTSTSSSDEEEVVEVKAPSTPTGPPPEEEPNELGRLEAVDEAEIDHKPSMVSLIKTKVEEVRPPSPKGLPADELDVDLEVKIPVPKTEASLEEVGNLRPPTPTGSFADSDQDTRPKIPTEDFPRTPGHEGPVPLESETTVPRSLPTPSMHLPLPPSHVPDPQSLLPPPETLPDMPVRGRLPTEEDIPRTPGRDLMDRARGLGKLQSTDTVPVTPGSDTPLTGNSLSSPHILGSPFSYPAQSPVLSAGIPRTPGRDLTFAPAFPDSAGLSAGLPIHRKASSEILEEKPLFKEPLLSASPQASLPNNAASSPFPGPPLPTASLPEPALPPQGSPPASIENSFPASPKELPVPMIDVPVPLDDTPSKKKLVRSKNKKGIQDSEEPQVTLIEASSLPELPVNNQYPDLPSESIKEEDGEPAFSEKEESQVPTIIPKVEETSFYVEEPIQKTRRQRRGWQELLLSMHSPVASPRRPSFMPRSDFEEMTILYDIWNDGIDEEDIRYLKITYDKMLQQDNAHDWLNDTLWVHHPPTNMGSATGVKKKRKEDGIRDHVTGCARSEGYYKIDKKDKMKYLNSSRLQSEEPDVDTQGKSIPAQPQVSTRAGSERRSEQRRLLSSFSCDSDLLKFNQLKFRKKKIRFCRSHIHDWGLFAMEPIAADEMVIEYVGQNIRQVIADMREKRYEDEGIGSSYMFRVDHDTIIDATKCGNFARFINHSCNPNCYAKVITVESQKKIVIYSRQPINVNEEITYDYKFPIEDEKIPCLCGAENCRGTLN; the protein is encoded by the exons ATGTCACCCGTGGACATCGTCCGAGATCCGAGAATCGGTCGTCTGTGGACTAAGTACAAGGAGACTGATCTCCCGGTTCCTAAATTTAAG ATCGACGAGTGTTACGTCGGCCGTGTTCCCCCGAAGGAGGTCACGTTCGCGAAACTCAATGACAACGTCAGAGAGGGATTCCTCACCGACATGTGCAAGAAGTTCGGCGACATCGAGGAGGTGGAAATATTGTACAATCCGAAGAACAAAAAACATCTCGGAATAGCTAAAGTTGTTTTCGAAACCGTCAAGGCGGCGAAAGATGCTGTCCAGAACTTGCACAACACGTCTGTCATGGGAAACATCATCCACGTGGAGCTGGACCCTAAAG GTGAAAATCGCCAGAGGTACTTCCAGCGTCTTATCAATGGAAGTTATACTCCGCTCACTCTTCCAGTCGGTGGCGAAGAGGCCTGTGATGTTTCTCCACGCAGCTTGGCTGAAGCCCTgatg GCTTGCGAGCCCTCCAGAAGACTGTTCGAAGGCGGTTCGTCTGTAGTCGCAGGCACAACACCGAGTGGCACCAACACACCCATGTCCCTGGATACAGCCTACTCCAGCCTAAGGCAGGATACGCCCCAGTCGCAAGGCACCCCGCACACCCCACGCCCATCAGGCACCCCGTTCTCTCAGGACTCCAGCTACTCCAGCAGGCAGGGCACGCCAGCGTTCCAAGCCAACCGTGCCGAATCATCAGGAGGCTACAAATCGAGGAGACATGAAACCAAATTCCAGGATGCCTACAACCGTAGACCAGAAAGGCGATATGTCCATGGACCCACGCAACGTGGTAACACAGAACAGCCGCCTAGTTTTAAGCAGCATCAACCACCTGAGCCGCCATCGCCTGCATTCACGCACACGCCGCCGCCACCTACCAGTgcaaattttaaaactgcttattcCCAATATCAACCCCCAATTCCCCAAGAGTACACAGTAGCCTCCTACCACCAGCCTGTTCAGCGGGAATTGGATTACAGAAGACCACCTCAAGCTCCGCCTCCCCCAAGCACTGACTTCCTGCCTGTCAGAGACAGACCCACAACTCCACCAATCCCTGAGCCTCCTCCTGCTCCAGAGACCCAACCAACGACACCTCCGTCTTCCACACCAGAGCCCTGTCCATCGCCTACCCAAGAGTCTGAGCGTAACAGCCTAGACTCCCGTATAGAAATGCTCCTGAAGCCCTTCCTGAATGAGCGCGGAGACTCGGATGCTGAGGTGCGGATGGATGGGAGCCCGATCTCCTCCTCGTCATCCCAGCTGTCCCCAATCCCACCCCAGCGACCCTCGCGGCCTTCAAGCACTGGTCTGGAGGACATCAGCCCAACTCCGCTGCCTGATTCAGAAGATGATGAACCGATCCGTGGTACTGCTTCACTGTTGGCAAACTCAAGGGGTATGTCACCCACCAACATGCACAGTAAAAGCTGTGTGGGAGAACCACGGACGGCCATTGACAAAATGGACACG ggTCATCAGTCTTCAGGTGAAGACATGGAGATATCTGACGATGAGATGCCTGGCACGCCGATCGCCAGCGGGGACTGTGACAAAAACATTGTGGTCAACTCAGCATTGTCTCTAATACAGACCATCCCCATGCCTCCACCAGGGTTTCCCCCGCTGCCCCATGCGGCTGGTTTCCCCCTACCGCCGCACCACCTTCCACACCATTCAACCGTTTCCCACTTGCCTAGCCATCACCCGATGCTCCACCCACTGCACTCTTATGGCATGATGCATTTTTTACCTGTAGATCTGCTTAGCTCTTTACCACAGTTGCTCCAGATGCCCTTTCAGATGCAGACTCAAATGCTGAGTCGCATGGCACAGAGCCAGCATCCGTACGCTTACCCGTACCCTGCTCCCAGTGCCAATCCTGCCGCCATGCCATTTGGGGGTCCGTATCCACCATTGTCAGTGGTTAGCGCTCCTGCAGACACGCTCCATGGGCAACCATGGCCACTACCCAGCATGCCCCAATTTAACCCCGCTGTTCCCCCACCTGGCTACGAGCCCCAGAAGGAAGACCCGCACAAAGCCACCATAGATGGAGTGCTGATGGCTATCGTCAAAGAGCTGAAGGCCATCATGAAGAAAGATCTCAACCGCAAGATGGTGGAAGTGGTGGCCTTCAGGAAGTTTGATGAGTGGTGGGACAAACAGGAGCTTTCGGCAAAG GCTACACTTACACCTGTGAAAACAGGTGAGGGCAAAGACGAGGAGAAAGAACGGGCCAAACCCAAAGAGACAATGTCCTCGCATTTACCCTGGAATAAGGGCGAGGGTCTGGGCTTTGAGGGAATGGGTCTCGGCATCGGCCTGCGTGGCATTCGATTACCGTCCTTTAAG GTTAAGAGGAAACAGCCCCCTGAACCGACATCCACCAGTGACAACAAAAGGGTCCGGCCATCCACACCTGTCGACGATGAGCTGGAGGATGAAG AGTCAGAAAGAATGGGTCGCACGGACGGATCCAGAGTGGATCCAGCTGGTTCTTCTTCTAAACGAAGACCAGCCAGGCCTCTGGAGCTGGACAGCGaaggtgaggaggaggaggaaacaTCTGGTAAAGAGGAGTCGTCACTTTCAGATCATGAAGAAGAGCCAGTGGACGATGCATCTGAAAGGTTGTCCTCTGGCAAG GATTTGGAGGAAGAGGATGAAAAGAAGAGCGAATCGCACTCCAGCGAGAGTGAATCGTCTGACTCATCAGATGATG AAGCTTCCAGCTCATCGTCCTCCAAATCTGGTTCTGATTCCTCAGGGAGCGAGAGCTCATCTGACTATGAATCAAGttcagaggaggaagaggaagaggaggaagaagaagagcgAATAGTGGGAATGGATGATGAAGAGGATGTGGATGCACGAACCTCAACGTCTTCATCAACTACTTCTACTTCATCCTCTGATGAAGAGGAGGTTGTTGAGGTAAAAGCCCCCAGTACCCCCACAGGACCACCCCCAGAAGAGGAACCCAATGAGCTAGGCAGACTGGAGGCTGTAGATGAAGCAGAGATCGATCACAAACCTAGTATGGTGAGCTTAATCAAGACAAAAGTTGAGGAGGTGCGACCCCCTTCACCCAAAGGATTGCCAG CTGACGAACTAGACGTTGATCTGGAGGTGAAAATTCCAGTGCCCAAAACTGAAGCCAGTCTGGAGGAAGTTGGTAACTTGCGTCCACCAACCCCAACAGGTTCGTTTGCAGATAGTGATCAGGACACCCGACCAAAGATCCCCACAGAAGACTTCCCTAGAACCCCTGGTCATGAAGGCCCAGTTCCCCTAGAATCAGAGACCACAGTCCCTCGATCTCTTCCTACACCCTCCATGCACCTTCCACTTCCTCCAAGTCACGTTCCTGATCCACAATCCCTTCTTCCACCCCCTGAAACTTTGCCGGATATGCCTGTGCGTGGGCGCTTGCCTACAGAAGAGGACATCCCGCGAACACCCGGTAGAGACCTCATGGATAGAGCTCGAGGTTTGGGCAAGTTGCAGAGCACTGATACGGTTCCTGTCACACCAGGTAGTGACACTCCTCTAACAGGTAACAGCTTGAGTTCGCCACATATTCTCGGCAGCCCTTTCTCTTACCCCGCTCAATCCCCTGTGCTCAGTGCTGGCATTCCTCGGACTCCAGGTCGAGACCTTACTTTTGCTCCAGCTTTCCCTGACTCTGCTGGTTTATCTGCAGGCCTTCCTATTCACAGGAAGGCCTCGTCTGAGATCTTGGAGGAGAAGCCTCTCTTTAAAGAGCCTCTACTCAGTGCCTCTCCCCAGGCCAGCCTACCTAATAATGCTGCTTCTTCCCCATTCCCTGGTCCTCCCCTTCCTACTGCTTCACTTCCGGAGCCTGCTTTGCCTCCCCAAGGCTCTCCTCCTGCTTCAATAGAGAATTCCTTTCCCGCTTCTCCAAAAGAACTTCCTGTTCCAATGATAGATGTTCCTGTGCCCTTAGATGATACTCCGTCAAAGAAGAAACTGGTACGCTCTAAGAATAAAAAAGGGATTCAAGATTCTGAAGAGCCTCAAGTTACTTTAATAGAGGCCTCTTCACTTCCAGAGCTCCCAGTCAATAACCAATACCCAGACCTTCCTTCAGAATCCATCAAAGAAGAAGATGGTGAACCCGCATTCTCTGAGAAAGAAGAAAGCCAAGTGCCGACGATCATACCCAAGGTTGAGGAGACGTCTTTTTATGTTGAGGAACCAATTCAGAAGACGCGGCGACAGAGACGGGGCTGGCAGGAGTTGTTGTTGTCTATGCACTCGCCTGTCGCTTCACCACGCCGTCCCAGCTTCATGCCCCGCTCTGACTTTGAGGAGATGACCATATTGTATGACATCTGGAATGATGGCATTGACGAAGAGGACATCCGATACCTTAAGATCACCTACGACAAAATGCTTCAGCAAGATAATGCCCATGACTGGCTCAACGACACCCTCTGGGTCCACCATCCTC CTACCAACATGGGCAGTGCAACAGGGGTGAAGAAGAAGCGGAAAGAAGATGGTATACGTGATCATGTCACGGGCTGCGCCCGCAGCGAGGGTTACTACAAAATCGACAAGAAAGACAAAATGAAATACCTGAACAGCTCACGCTTGCAGTCTGAAGAGCCGGATGTGGACACTCAG GGAAAGAGTATACCAGCGCAGCCCCAAGTGTCCACCAGAGCAGGTTCAGAGCGGCGGTCCGAACAGCGGCGCTTGCTGTCGTCCTTCAGCTGTGACAGTGATCTCCTCAAGTTCAACCAGCTCAAG TTTCGTAAGAAGAAGATCCGCTTCTGTAGAAGTCACATTCATGACTGGGGATTGTTTGCCATGGAGCCTATTGCTGCTGATGAGATGGTTATTGAATACGTTGGCCAGAATATCCGACAG GTTATTGCAGACATGCGAGAGAAGCGCTATGAGGACGAAGGCATCGGTAGCAGCTACATGTTTCGTGTGGATCATGACACCATTATAGACGCAACCAAATGTGGCAACTTCGCTCGATTCATCAATCACAGTTGCAAT CCAAACTGTTATGCCAAGGTCATCACTGTGGAGTCGCAGAAAAAGATCGTCATATACTCCCGGCAGCCAATCAATGTTAACGAGGAGATCACCTACGACTACAAGTTCCCCATCGAGGACGAGAAGATACCGTGCCTGTGTGGTGCCGAGAACTGCAGGGGAACGTTGAACTAA